The following coding sequences are from one Oncorhynchus kisutch isolate 150728-3 linkage group LG23, Okis_V2, whole genome shotgun sequence window:
- the pmchl gene encoding pro-melanin-concentrating hormone, like — protein sequence MRHSVLSISFAVALFLECYTPSTAIPIGKMDDVALEQDTFDSLLSVEVSENSPDSVRGRSSKIVLLADSGLWMNLNRGLPFYKLRAAAAGPDRAPTLDRREAGQDLSPSISIVRRDTMRCMVGRVYRPCWEV from the coding sequence ATGAGAcactctgtcctctccatctcctttgCCGTGGCACTTTTCTTGGAGTGCTACACACCGTCCACAGCGATCCCCATCGGCAAGATGGACGACGTCGCCTTGGAGCAAGATACCTTCGACTCCCTACTGAGTGTAGAGGTGTCTGAAAACAGCCCTGATTCAGTCAGAGGCAGGAGCTCCAAGATTGTCTTGCTGGCAGACTCTGGCCTGTGGATGAACCTGAACAGAGGACTTCCTTTCTACAAGCTGAGAGCTGCAGCCGCCGGGCCTGACAGAGCCCCGACTCTGGACCGCAGAGAGGCTGGCCAGGACCTAAGCCCCAGCATCTCCATCGTCAGGAGGGACACCATGAGGTGTATGGTGGGAAGGGTGTACCGACCCTGCTGGGAGGTGTAG